The proteins below come from a single Streptomyces sp. SCSIO 75703 genomic window:
- a CDS encoding IclR family transcriptional regulator, whose translation MTVRSAPERLLAVLAAFDHAHPALSLTDISRRAGLSLTTAHRLVGALAEWGALERDAEGLYHVGLRLWEIAVLAPRGLALRQAALPYLEDLYEATHENVQLAVRDGDDVVYVEWLSGRSAVDVHIRVGGRWPLHATGVGLALLAHGTPEYQGAYCAGPLAAFTPFTITDPVRLRRVLAEVRRTGAAVSDRQVTGDALSVAAPVRGGDGAVAAAVSVVVPRAGAAVPTLVPAVRLAARGISRALGWRPAPSVRPGVRYPVVG comes from the coding sequence ATGACCGTCCGTTCCGCGCCAGAGCGGCTGCTGGCCGTGCTCGCCGCCTTCGACCACGCGCACCCGGCCCTGAGCCTCACGGACATCAGCCGGCGGGCCGGACTGAGCCTCACCACGGCGCACCGCCTGGTGGGCGCCCTCGCCGAGTGGGGCGCGCTGGAGCGGGACGCGGAGGGGCTCTACCACGTGGGGCTGCGGCTCTGGGAGATCGCCGTGCTCGCCCCGCGCGGCCTGGCGCTGCGCCAGGCGGCACTGCCGTACCTGGAGGACCTGTACGAGGCGACGCACGAGAACGTGCAACTGGCGGTGCGCGACGGGGACGACGTGGTCTACGTGGAGTGGCTGTCGGGCCGCTCGGCGGTGGACGTGCACATCCGGGTCGGTGGGCGCTGGCCCCTGCACGCGACCGGGGTCGGCCTCGCGTTGCTCGCGCACGGCACGCCGGAGTACCAGGGCGCCTACTGTGCGGGGCCGCTGGCCGCCTTCACCCCGTTCACGATCACGGACCCGGTGCGGCTGCGCCGGGTGCTGGCGGAGGTGCGGCGCACCGGGGCGGCGGTGAGCGACCGGCAGGTGACCGGCGACGCGCTGTCGGTGGCGGCGCCGGTGCGCGGCGGGGACGGCGCGGTGGCCGCCGCCGTGTCGGTGGTGGTGCCGCGTGCGGGGGCGGCCGTGCCGACGCTGGTCCCGGCGGTGCGGCTGGCGGCGCGGGGGATCTCGCGGGCGCTCGGCTGGCGGCCCGCGCCCTCCGTGCGGCCGGGGGTGCGGTACCCGGTCGTCGGGTGA
- a CDS encoding glycoside hydrolase family 16 protein: protein MSETSGTPRRRPWHRALVAVVGALGLAAGATAVTGPSASAAAPPPPSGWTQVFADDFDGPAGTGVNTDNWQYTTGTSYPGGPANFGTGEIETMTSSTDNVSLDGNGNLRITPRRDAAGNWTSGRIETRRTDFQPPAGGALRVEARIQVPNVTGAAAKGYWPAFWMLGSPYRGNYWNWPGVGEIDIMENTQGINTVWATMHCGTSPGGPCNETTGIGGSTTCPGATCQAAFHTYGVEWDRSKSVEEIRFLVDGNHYHTVRADQVDATTWANATNHGYFLILNVAMGGGFPDAFGGGPDAGTQPGHSMLVDYVRVLSSGGGGTTPPPSGSRDAYGTIQAESYDAQSGVLTEVTTDSGGGHNLAALANGDWAQYKGVRFGSTPARQFTARVASGAATGVSGLVEVRLDSRANAPVGSFSVGDTGGWQSWRSVPANISPVTGTHDVFLTFTSGQPADFVNVNWFTFGR, encoded by the coding sequence ATGAGTGAGACCTCCGGCACGCCCAGACGCCGTCCCTGGCACCGGGCGCTGGTGGCCGTCGTCGGCGCGCTCGGCCTCGCCGCCGGCGCGACCGCCGTCACCGGCCCGTCCGCGAGCGCCGCCGCCCCGCCGCCCCCGTCCGGCTGGACGCAGGTCTTCGCCGACGACTTCGACGGGCCGGCCGGCACCGGCGTGAACACCGACAACTGGCAGTACACGACCGGGACGTCGTACCCGGGCGGTCCCGCCAACTTCGGCACCGGCGAGATCGAGACGATGACGTCCAGCACGGACAACGTCTCCCTCGACGGCAACGGCAACCTCCGCATCACCCCGCGCCGCGACGCCGCCGGCAACTGGACCTCCGGCCGGATCGAGACCCGGCGCACCGACTTCCAGCCCCCGGCCGGCGGCGCCCTGCGCGTCGAGGCCCGCATCCAGGTCCCGAACGTCACCGGGGCCGCCGCCAAGGGCTACTGGCCGGCGTTCTGGATGCTCGGCAGCCCCTACCGGGGCAACTACTGGAACTGGCCCGGTGTCGGCGAGATCGACATCATGGAGAACACCCAGGGCATCAACACGGTGTGGGCCACGATGCACTGCGGCACCTCGCCGGGCGGCCCGTGCAACGAGACCACCGGCATCGGCGGCAGCACCACGTGTCCCGGCGCCACCTGCCAGGCCGCCTTCCACACCTACGGCGTGGAGTGGGACCGCTCCAAGAGCGTCGAGGAGATCCGCTTCCTCGTCGACGGGAACCACTACCACACCGTGCGCGCCGACCAGGTCGACGCGACGACCTGGGCCAACGCCACGAACCACGGATACTTCCTCATCCTCAACGTGGCCATGGGCGGCGGCTTCCCCGACGCGTTCGGCGGCGGCCCGGACGCCGGCACCCAGCCCGGCCACTCGATGCTGGTGGACTACGTGCGGGTGCTGTCCAGCGGCGGGGGCGGCACCACTCCCCCGCCCTCCGGCAGCCGTGACGCCTACGGCACCATCCAGGCCGAGTCGTACGACGCCCAGTCCGGCGTGCTGACCGAGGTCACCACCGACTCCGGCGGCGGCCACAACCTCGCCGCGCTCGCCAACGGCGACTGGGCCCAGTACAAGGGCGTGCGGTTCGGCTCGACACCGGCCCGGCAGTTCACCGCGCGGGTGGCGAGCGGGGCCGCGACCGGGGTCAGCGGGCTGGTCGAGGTGCGTCTCGACAGCCGGGCCAACGCCCCGGTCGGCAGCTTCTCGGTGGGCGACACGGGCGGCTGGCAGTCGTGGCGGTCCGTGCCGGCCAACATCAGCCCGGTGACGGGCACCCACGACGTGTTCCTGACCTTCACCAGCGGGCAGCCGGCGGACTTCGTCAACGTCAACTGGTTCACCTTCGGGCGCTGA
- the zwf gene encoding glucose-6-phosphate dehydrogenase has product MSEEPPATTVHGTGAAEEADGGHKARTAGEPRGSAPDGGGRGGTGPGPAGGARDTEAAGATANGSGESSGDGSGEQPGRAAGKGGRRPPAGTVTPSPPLDWRNPLRDPRDRRLPRIAGPSGLVIFGVTGDLSRKKLMPAVYDLANRGLLPPGFSLVGFARRDWEDQDFAQVVHDAVKENARTTFREEVWQQLAAGMRFVPGDFDDDTAFERLREAVEELDASQGTSGNYAFYLSVPPRFFPKVVQQLKDHGLADAPRGSWRRAVIEKPFGHDLASARELNALVHEVFEPDQVFRIDHYLGKETVQNILALRFANTMFEPIWNRSFVDHVQITMAEDIGIGGRAGYYDGIGAARDVIQNHLLQLLALTAMEEPAAFDAPSLLTEKLKVLRAVRLPDDLGAHTVRGQYEGGWQGGAQVCGYLEEEGIDAASTTDTYAAVGLAIDNRRWAGVPFYLRTGKRLGRRVTEIAVVFQRAPHSPFDTSATEELGENAIVIRVQPDEGMTVRFGSKVPGTSMEIRDVSMDFAYGESFTESSPEAYERLILDVLLGDANLFPRHQEVEESWRILDPVEEYWAAHGRPARYASGSWGPREADEMLARDGRSWRRP; this is encoded by the coding sequence ATGAGCGAGGAGCCTCCCGCGACGACGGTCCACGGGACCGGAGCGGCGGAGGAAGCGGACGGCGGGCACAAGGCCCGGACGGCCGGGGAGCCGCGAGGCTCCGCACCGGACGGCGGGGGCCGGGGCGGCACGGGCCCCGGCCCGGCCGGGGGCGCCCGGGACACCGAGGCGGCCGGGGCCACCGCGAACGGGTCCGGGGAGAGCTCCGGCGACGGCTCCGGAGAGCAGCCCGGCCGCGCCGCGGGGAAGGGCGGCCGACGGCCGCCCGCGGGCACCGTCACCCCCTCGCCGCCACTCGACTGGCGCAACCCCCTGCGGGACCCGCGCGACCGCCGCCTGCCCCGGATCGCCGGCCCCTCGGGACTGGTCATCTTCGGCGTCACCGGTGACCTGTCCCGCAAGAAGCTCATGCCCGCCGTCTACGACCTGGCCAACCGCGGCCTGCTGCCGCCGGGCTTCTCCCTGGTCGGCTTCGCCCGCCGGGACTGGGAGGACCAGGACTTCGCGCAGGTCGTGCACGACGCCGTCAAGGAGAACGCGCGCACCACCTTCCGCGAGGAGGTCTGGCAGCAACTCGCCGCCGGCATGCGCTTCGTCCCCGGCGACTTCGACGACGACACCGCCTTCGAACGACTGCGCGAGGCCGTGGAGGAGCTGGACGCCTCGCAGGGCACCAGCGGCAACTACGCCTTCTACCTCTCCGTGCCGCCCCGCTTCTTCCCGAAGGTCGTCCAGCAGCTCAAGGACCACGGACTGGCCGACGCCCCGCGGGGGTCCTGGCGCCGCGCGGTGATCGAGAAGCCCTTCGGCCACGACCTCGCCAGCGCCCGCGAGCTCAACGCCCTCGTGCACGAGGTGTTCGAACCCGACCAGGTCTTCCGCATCGACCACTACCTGGGCAAGGAGACCGTCCAGAACATCCTGGCGCTGCGCTTCGCCAACACCATGTTCGAACCGATCTGGAACCGGTCCTTCGTCGACCACGTGCAGATCACCATGGCCGAGGACATCGGCATCGGCGGCCGGGCCGGCTACTACGACGGCATCGGCGCCGCCCGCGACGTCATCCAGAACCACCTCCTGCAACTCCTCGCCCTCACCGCGATGGAGGAACCCGCCGCCTTCGACGCCCCCTCCCTGCTCACCGAGAAGCTGAAGGTGCTGCGCGCCGTCCGGCTGCCGGACGACCTCGGCGCGCACACGGTGCGCGGGCAGTACGAGGGCGGCTGGCAGGGCGGCGCCCAGGTCTGCGGCTACCTGGAGGAGGAGGGCATCGACGCGGCGTCCACGACCGACACCTACGCCGCCGTCGGCCTGGCCATCGACAACCGCCGCTGGGCGGGCGTCCCCTTCTACCTGCGCACCGGCAAACGCCTCGGCCGCCGGGTCACGGAGATCGCCGTGGTCTTCCAGCGGGCCCCGCACTCCCCCTTCGACACCAGCGCCACCGAGGAACTCGGCGAGAACGCGATCGTCATCCGCGTCCAGCCCGACGAGGGCATGACCGTCCGCTTCGGCTCCAAGGTCCCCGGCACCTCCATGGAGATCCGGGACGTGTCCATGGACTTCGCCTACGGCGAGTCCTTCACCGAGTCCAGCCCCGAGGCGTACGAACGGCTGATCCTGGACGTCCTTCTGGGCGACGCCAACCTGTTCCCCCGGCACCAGGAGGTGGAAGAGTCCTGGCGGATCCTCGATCCGGTCGAGGAGTACTGGGCCGCGCACGGCAGGCCCGCCCGGTACGCCTCGGGAAGCTGGGGACCGCGGGAAGCCGACGAGATGCTCGCACGAGACGGACGGAGCTGGCGCAGGCCATGA
- the opcA gene encoding glucose-6-phosphate dehydrogenase assembly protein OpcA, with protein sequence MRIDLTDTTASEVNKALMRGRRASGTPAVGMVLTLVIVTDEENAYDSIKAAEEASHEHPARTLVVIRRHPRNLRERTLSHLDAEVRVGSESGAGETVVLRTYGEVSDHADSVVLPLLLPDAPVVVWWPVDAPEHPAQDPLGALAQRRITDLYAVERPMEVLESRIRSYTPGDTDLAWTRLTLWRSMLAAALDQARAEVTSAAVEAEAENPAAELLARWLEARLKVRVERVITDGPVVTAVRLGTAGGEIVVDRPEGPLATMTLPGQPPRSLALKVRPTSELLAEELRRLDADEMYAIALRGESSEGERTRV encoded by the coding sequence ATGAGGATCGATCTGACCGACACCACGGCAAGCGAGGTCAACAAGGCGCTGATGCGGGGCCGCCGGGCCAGCGGCACCCCCGCCGTCGGCATGGTGCTCACGCTGGTCATCGTCACCGACGAGGAGAACGCCTACGACTCGATCAAGGCGGCCGAGGAAGCCTCCCACGAGCATCCGGCCCGCACCCTGGTCGTCATCCGGCGCCACCCGCGCAACCTGCGCGAACGCACCCTCTCCCACCTCGACGCCGAGGTCCGGGTGGGCTCCGAGTCGGGCGCCGGGGAGACGGTGGTGCTGCGCACCTACGGCGAGGTGTCCGACCACGCCGACTCCGTCGTGCTGCCGCTGCTGCTGCCGGACGCCCCGGTCGTCGTCTGGTGGCCCGTCGACGCGCCCGAACACCCGGCGCAGGACCCGCTCGGAGCCCTCGCCCAGCGCCGGATCACCGACCTGTACGCGGTGGAGCGGCCGATGGAGGTGCTGGAGAGCCGCATCCGCTCCTACACGCCGGGCGACACCGACCTGGCCTGGACCCGGCTGACGCTGTGGCGCTCGATGCTGGCGGCGGCACTGGACCAGGCCCGGGCCGAGGTCACCTCGGCGGCCGTGGAGGCCGAGGCGGAGAACCCGGCCGCCGAACTGCTCGCCCGCTGGCTGGAGGCGCGGCTGAAGGTGCGGGTGGAAAGGGTGATCACCGACGGTCCGGTCGTCACCGCCGTCCGGCTCGGCACCGCGGGCGGCGAGATCGTCGTCGACCGGCCCGAGGGCCCCCTCGCCACGATGACCCTGCCCGGCCAGCCCCCGCGCTCCCTCGCCCTGAAGGTCCGCCCCACCTCCGAACTCCTGGCCGAGGAGCTGCGGCGGCTGGACGCGGACGAGATGTACGCCATCGCCCTGCGCGGCGAGTCCTCCGAGGGAGAGCGGACCCGTGTCTGA
- the pgi gene encoding glucose-6-phosphate isomerase — protein sequence MSDAPAPGAAVLTLRPEWTALEDHRADALPRPSLRRLFAEDPDRAERYTARVGDLYVDYSKHLVTDETLALLRELASATGVFALRDAMFRGERINTTEDRAVLHTALRAPRGAVVEVDGENVVPGVHAVLDRMAAFAERVRSGEWTGYTGRRIRNVVNIGIGGSDLGPAMAYEALRDYSDRSLVFRFVSNVDGADLYEATRDLDPAETLFVVASKTFTTIETITNATSARSRLLDALGDEAAVARHFVALSTNAQKVAEFGIDTANMFEFWDWVGGRYSFDSAIGLSLMIAIGPDRFRELLDGFHLVDEHFRTAPPEANVPLLMGLLGIWYGNFLGAQSHAVLPYSHHLSRFTAYLQQLDMESNGKSVDRDGQPVRWQTGPVVWGTPGTNGQHAYYQLIHQGTKLIPADFIGFARPVPGLDDTLGAQHDLLMANFFAQTQALAFGKTPDEVREEGVPEELVPHKTFHGDHPTTTILAPQLTPSVLGQLIALYEHKVFVQGAVWNIDSFDQWGVELGKILARRVEPALSEGAHVPGLDPSTAALVAAYRDIGK from the coding sequence GTGTCTGACGCCCCCGCCCCCGGCGCCGCCGTGCTCACCCTGCGGCCGGAGTGGACCGCGCTGGAGGACCACCGCGCGGACGCCCTGCCGCGTCCGAGCCTGCGCCGGCTCTTCGCCGAGGACCCGGACCGCGCCGAGCGGTACACGGCACGCGTCGGCGACCTGTACGTCGACTACTCCAAGCACCTGGTGACCGATGAGACGCTGGCGTTGTTGCGTGAACTGGCGTCCGCGACCGGTGTGTTCGCGTTGCGGGATGCGATGTTCCGCGGGGAGCGGATCAACACGACGGAGGACCGCGCCGTTCTGCACACGGCGCTGCGGGCGCCGCGGGGGGCGGTCGTCGAGGTGGACGGGGAGAACGTGGTCCCCGGGGTGCACGCCGTGCTGGACAGGATGGCGGCCTTCGCGGAGCGGGTGCGTTCCGGGGAGTGGACCGGGTACACCGGCCGGCGTATCCGGAACGTGGTGAACATCGGCATCGGTGGTTCCGACCTCGGCCCCGCGATGGCCTACGAGGCGCTGCGTGACTACAGCGACCGCTCCCTGGTGTTCCGGTTCGTGTCGAACGTGGACGGGGCCGATCTGTACGAGGCGACGCGGGACCTGGATCCGGCGGAGACGCTGTTCGTCGTCGCCTCGAAGACGTTCACGACGATCGAGACGATCACCAACGCCACGTCCGCGCGGAGCCGGCTGCTGGACGCCCTCGGTGACGAGGCGGCCGTGGCCCGGCACTTCGTCGCGTTGTCCACGAACGCGCAGAAGGTCGCGGAGTTCGGTATCGACACGGCCAACATGTTCGAGTTCTGGGACTGGGTCGGCGGCCGGTACTCCTTCGACTCGGCCATCGGCCTCTCCCTGATGATCGCCATCGGCCCGGACCGCTTCCGTGAGCTGCTGGACGGTTTCCACCTCGTCGACGAGCACTTCCGCACGGCGCCGCCCGAGGCCAACGTGCCGCTGCTGATGGGCCTGCTGGGCATCTGGTACGGCAACTTCCTGGGCGCCCAGTCCCACGCGGTGCTGCCCTACAGCCACCACCTCTCCCGCTTCACCGCCTACCTCCAGCAACTCGACATGGAGTCCAACGGCAAGTCCGTCGACCGCGACGGGCAGCCGGTGCGGTGGCAGACCGGGCCCGTGGTGTGGGGCACCCCCGGCACCAACGGCCAGCACGCCTACTACCAGTTGATCCACCAGGGCACCAAGCTGATCCCCGCCGACTTCATCGGCTTCGCCCGGCCCGTACCGGGACTCGACGACACCCTCGGCGCCCAGCACGACCTGCTGATGGCCAACTTCTTCGCCCAGACCCAGGCCCTCGCCTTCGGCAAGACACCCGACGAGGTCCGCGAGGAAGGCGTCCCCGAGGAACTCGTCCCCCACAAGACCTTCCACGGCGACCACCCCACCACCACCATCCTCGCCCCCCAGCTCACCCCCTCCGTCCTCGGCCAGCTCATCGCCCTCTACGAACACAAGGTCTTCGTCCAGGGCGCCGTCTGGAACATCGACTCCTTCGACCAATGGGGCGTCGAACTCGGCAAGATCCTCGCCCGCCGCGTCGAACCCGCCCTCTCCGAGGGCGCCCACGTCCCCGGCCTCGACCCCTCCACGGCCGCGCTGGTGGCCGCCTACCGCGACATCGGGAAGTGA
- the gnd gene encoding phosphogluconate dehydrogenase (NAD(+)-dependent, decarboxylating), translating to MQIGLVGLGKMGGSMRERLRNAGHTVIGYDTNPALSDVPGLVDLVEGLDRPRAVWVMVPAGGATQHVIDQLATLLKPGDIVVDGGNSRWTDDERHAKELHARGIGFVDAGVSGGVWGLRNGYALMVGGDDEHVESLKPIFEALKPDGPYGYVHAGKVGAGHFSKMVHNGIEYAMMQAYAEGWELLEKVDSVENVREVFRSWQQGTVIRSWLLDLAVNALDDDHHLEKLRGWADDSGEGRWTVEAAVDNAVPLPAITAALYARFASRQENSPQMRMVAALRNQFGGHAVKK from the coding sequence ATGCAGATCGGCCTCGTTGGACTCGGCAAGATGGGCGGCAGCATGCGCGAGCGGCTGCGCAACGCCGGTCACACCGTCATCGGCTACGACACCAACCCCGCGCTGTCCGACGTGCCCGGCCTGGTCGACCTCGTCGAGGGGCTGGACCGGCCGCGCGCCGTCTGGGTGATGGTCCCGGCCGGCGGCGCCACCCAGCACGTCATCGACCAACTGGCGACCCTGCTCAAACCCGGCGACATCGTCGTCGACGGCGGCAACTCCCGCTGGACCGACGACGAGAGGCACGCCAAGGAGCTGCACGCGCGCGGTATCGGCTTCGTCGACGCCGGTGTCTCCGGCGGCGTGTGGGGGCTGCGCAACGGCTACGCGCTCATGGTCGGCGGCGACGACGAGCACGTCGAAAGCCTCAAGCCGATCTTCGAGGCGCTCAAGCCGGACGGCCCCTACGGGTACGTGCACGCCGGGAAGGTCGGCGCCGGGCACTTCTCCAAGATGGTCCACAACGGCATCGAGTACGCGATGATGCAGGCGTACGCCGAGGGCTGGGAGCTGCTGGAGAAGGTGGACTCGGTGGAGAACGTCCGCGAGGTCTTCCGCTCCTGGCAGCAGGGCACCGTCATCCGCTCCTGGCTCCTCGACCTCGCCGTCAACGCCCTCGACGACGACCACCACCTGGAGAAGCTGCGCGGCTGGGCCGACGACTCGGGCGAGGGCCGCTGGACCGTGGAGGCGGCCGTGGACAACGCGGTGCCGCTGCCCGCGATCACCGCCGCGCTGTACGCCCGTTTCGCCTCCCGCCAGGAGAACTCGCCGCAGATGCGGATGGTCGCCGCGCTGCGCAACCAGTTCGGCGGCCACGCCGTGAAGAAGTAG
- a CDS encoding TIM barrel protein, protein MRTSIATVSLSGSLTEKLTAASRAGFDGVEIFENDLLAGPLGPEEVRARCADLGLTVDLYQPLRDLEALPPDEFARALRRARHKFELARRLGTDTVLVCSSVSPHAVDDDALAAGQLSTIADAAREHGVRVAYEALAWGRHVSTYDHAWRIVRAAGHPALGTCLDSFHILSRGSDPRGIEDIPGDKIFFLQLADAPLLAMDVLQWSRHYRCFPGQGGFDVAGLLRHVLRTGYDGPLSLEVFNDVFRQSEAGPTAVDAQRSLRLLKEAAGVDAPPAPVVPTAVAFAELVTPDAAPVTAVLDALGFTRTARHRGKPVDLWQRGEARVLVNTGPGERRDGTHLAAVGLESPDPAGAARRAEALLAPVLPRRRAPGDVPLEAVAAPDGTELFFCATGRPGLPDWRADFEDTGQAPGDGGHWRVDHLSLTQPWHQFDEAALFHRGVLGLRPQESVDVADPYGLLRSRAVTSEDGAVRIVLTVGPAPADATAHAQHIALGTDDVVAAARRYRDAGGRLLPIPANYYDDLAARHTFADGELETYRELGILYDRDEYGTFRHCYTHTVGRVFLELLQRDGGYRGYGAANAFVRLAAQHAVRKYAVA, encoded by the coding sequence GTGCGGACGTCCATCGCCACCGTCTCCCTGAGCGGATCGCTCACCGAGAAGCTCACGGCCGCCTCCCGGGCCGGCTTCGACGGCGTGGAGATCTTCGAGAACGACCTGCTGGCCGGCCCCCTCGGCCCGGAGGAGGTCCGCGCCCGCTGCGCCGACCTCGGCCTCACCGTCGACCTCTACCAGCCGCTGCGGGACCTGGAGGCCCTGCCGCCCGACGAGTTCGCACGCGCGCTGCGCCGGGCCCGGCACAAGTTCGAGCTGGCCCGCCGGCTCGGCACCGACACCGTCCTGGTCTGCTCCAGCGTCTCCCCGCACGCCGTGGACGACGACGCCCTCGCCGCCGGGCAACTGAGCACGATCGCCGACGCGGCCCGCGAACACGGCGTGCGCGTCGCCTACGAGGCCCTCGCCTGGGGCCGCCACGTCAGCACCTACGACCACGCCTGGCGCATCGTCCGGGCCGCGGGGCACCCCGCGCTCGGCACCTGCCTGGACAGCTTCCACATCCTCTCGCGCGGCAGCGACCCCCGGGGCATCGAGGACATCCCCGGCGACAAGATCTTCTTCCTCCAGCTCGCGGACGCCCCGCTGCTCGCCATGGACGTCCTCCAGTGGAGCCGCCACTACCGCTGCTTCCCCGGCCAGGGCGGCTTCGACGTCGCCGGACTCCTGCGCCACGTCCTGCGCACCGGCTACGACGGACCGCTCTCCCTGGAGGTCTTCAACGACGTCTTCCGCCAGTCCGAGGCCGGGCCGACGGCCGTGGACGCCCAGCGCTCGCTGCGCCTGCTGAAGGAGGCGGCCGGCGTCGACGCGCCGCCCGCGCCCGTCGTGCCCACCGCGGTCGCCTTCGCCGAGCTGGTGACGCCCGACGCCGCGCCCGTCACGGCCGTCCTGGACGCCCTCGGCTTCACCCGTACCGCCCGCCACCGGGGCAAACCCGTGGACCTGTGGCAGCGGGGCGAGGCCCGCGTCCTGGTCAACACCGGACCCGGCGAACGCCGCGACGGCACCCACCTCGCCGCCGTCGGACTGGAGTCGCCCGATCCGGCCGGGGCGGCCCGCCGGGCCGAGGCCCTGCTCGCCCCGGTGCTGCCGCGCCGCCGCGCCCCCGGCGACGTCCCGCTGGAGGCGGTCGCCGCGCCCGACGGCACCGAACTGTTCTTCTGCGCCACCGGGCGCCCCGGACTGCCCGACTGGCGGGCCGACTTCGAGGACACCGGGCAGGCCCCCGGCGACGGCGGCCACTGGCGGGTCGACCACCTCTCGCTCACCCAGCCCTGGCACCAGTTCGACGAGGCCGCCCTCTTCCACCGCGGCGTCCTCGGACTGCGCCCGCAGGAGAGCGTGGACGTCGCCGACCCGTACGGCCTGCTGCGCAGCCGCGCCGTCACCAGCGAGGACGGCGCCGTCCGCATCGTCCTGACGGTCGGCCCGGCCCCGGCCGACGCCACCGCGCACGCCCAGCACATCGCCCTCGGCACCGACGACGTGGTCGCCGCGGCCCGCCGCTACCGCGACGCCGGCGGCCGGCTGCTGCCCATCCCCGCGAACTACTACGACGACCTCGCCGCCCGCCATACCTTCGCCGACGGCGAGCTGGAGACCTACCGGGAACTGGGCATCCTCTACGACCGCGACGAGTACGGCACCTTCCGGCACTGCTACACGCACACCGTCGGCCGCGTCTTCCTCGAACTCCTCCAGCGCGACGGCGGCTACCGGGGCTACGGCGCGGCGAACGCGTTCGTCCGCCTCGCGGCGCAGCACGCGGTACGCAAGTACGCCGTCGCCTGA
- a CDS encoding shikimate dehydrogenase has protein sequence MAKDAYLVGLIGSGIGPSLSPALHEREADRQGLRYVYRLIDIDTLGVPPAAVGDLLRSARDLGFDGLNITHPCKQLVIEHLDALSPQAEALGAVNTVVFDGGRALGHNTDVTGFAASFARGLPDAALERVVQLGAGGAGAAVSHAALTLGAERVTVVDAAPGRAAALAGSLNRRFGPGRAADAAPERLPALLADADGLVHATPTGMAAHPGLPLPAALLRPGLWVAEVVYRPLETELLRAARAAGCATLDGGGMAAFQAADAFRLFTGREPDAGRMLADIAPLAQALGARP, from the coding sequence GTGGCCAAGGACGCGTATCTCGTCGGACTGATCGGTTCCGGCATCGGCCCGTCGCTCAGCCCCGCGCTGCACGAGCGGGAGGCCGACCGGCAGGGCCTGCGCTACGTGTACCGGCTGATCGACATCGACACCCTCGGGGTGCCGCCCGCCGCGGTGGGCGACCTGCTGCGGTCCGCACGCGACCTCGGCTTCGACGGGCTGAACATCACCCACCCCTGCAAACAGCTCGTCATCGAGCACCTGGACGCCCTCTCCCCGCAGGCCGAGGCGCTGGGCGCGGTCAACACCGTCGTCTTCGACGGGGGCCGGGCCCTCGGCCACAACACCGACGTCACCGGATTCGCCGCCTCCTTCGCCCGCGGACTGCCGGACGCCGCGCTGGAACGGGTCGTGCAGCTCGGCGCCGGCGGGGCGGGCGCGGCCGTCTCCCACGCCGCCCTGACCCTCGGCGCGGAACGGGTCACCGTCGTCGACGCCGCCCCCGGGCGGGCCGCCGCCCTCGCCGGCTCCCTCAACCGGCGCTTCGGGCCGGGCCGGGCCGCCGACGCCGCCCCGGAACGGCTGCCCGCCCTCCTCGCCGACGCCGACGGCCTCGTGCACGCCACCCCCACCGGCATGGCCGCCCACCCCGGGCTGCCGCTGCCCGCCGCGCTGCTGCGCCCGGGACTGTGGGTCGCCGAGGTGGTCTACCGGCCGCTGGAGACGGAGCTGCTGCGCGCCGCCCGCGCCGCCGGCTGCGCCACGCTCGACGGCGGCGGGATGGCCGCCTTCCAGGCCGCCGACGCGTTCCGCCTCTTCACCGGGCGGGAACCCGACGCCGGGCGGATGCTGGCCGACATCGCCCCCCTGGCGCAGGCCCTCGGGGCCCGCCCGTAG